Proteins encoded in a region of the Gemmatimonadota bacterium genome:
- the lnt gene encoding apolipoprotein N-acyltransferase, which translates to MKLAPPRGERLLPVLTGLLLPLAFPPFNLLIAAFVGLVPLLLFIAERPAGPAGRWSAARAGYLAGLLYFSILLYWMVVALIYYSALAIPAYLLTVLILAGFTGAFAAGVHYLWERVRVPAALAAALLWTALEWTQGHLGDLAFPWLGLGTALSAFPRVAGAADLVGARGLTFWLALCNGLAAALVLELRGRRPVRRAAMAMALVVAAPVIYGFVRARSLELRPAARVAVVQPNIPEDLKLDRVRAVDSSMTALMRLTSRIPAGAVDLVVWPEVSLPAVVQHPTEEVLQLLIRDLSGAVGAAILVGAYGLEERAGGGGRPMFFNSAVLATTEGFGETTYHKQYLVPFVERVPFIDPAWLEAITGDLRYFGGLGRGRAAPAFGPEGRRFGVLICYESIFGGLSRRYRRDGADYLVNITNDAWYGRQSWYARTTALWQHPAHLPLRAIEERVGIARAANTGISLFVDPLGRTYERTALFQPAVRVATVYTTDARTLYSRWGDWLATAATAAALALLLLARRGRFR; encoded by the coding sequence TTGAAGCTCGCGCCGCCGCGCGGCGAGCGGCTGCTGCCCGTCCTCACCGGACTCCTGCTGCCGCTGGCCTTCCCGCCGTTCAACCTCCTTATTGCTGCCTTTGTCGGGCTGGTCCCGCTGCTCCTCTTTATCGCGGAGCGGCCAGCCGGACCGGCCGGCCGCTGGAGCGCGGCGCGCGCAGGCTACCTGGCAGGGCTGCTCTACTTCAGCATCCTGCTCTACTGGATGGTCGTGGCGCTGATCTACTACTCGGCACTGGCCATACCCGCTTACCTGCTCACGGTCCTCATACTCGCCGGCTTCACGGGCGCGTTTGCCGCGGGCGTGCACTACCTTTGGGAGCGTGTGCGCGTACCTGCGGCGCTGGCCGCGGCGCTGCTGTGGACGGCGCTGGAATGGACGCAAGGTCACCTGGGCGACCTGGCCTTCCCCTGGCTGGGGCTGGGCACGGCACTCAGCGCATTCCCGCGCGTCGCGGGGGCCGCCGACCTGGTCGGCGCGCGCGGCCTCACCTTCTGGCTGGCGCTGTGCAACGGGCTCGCAGCAGCGCTGGTCCTGGAGCTGCGGGGACGCCGGCCGGTGCGGCGAGCAGCCATGGCCATGGCCCTGGTCGTGGCCGCGCCGGTCATCTACGGCTTCGTGCGCGCGCGCTCCCTCGAGCTCCGGCCTGCTGCGCGCGTCGCCGTCGTGCAGCCGAACATCCCGGAAGACCTGAAGCTGGACCGGGTACGCGCCGTCGACTCCTCCATGACGGCGCTCATGCGGCTGACCTCGCGTATCCCGGCCGGCGCCGTAGATCTGGTGGTCTGGCCCGAGGTTTCGCTGCCCGCCGTCGTGCAGCACCCCACGGAGGAGGTGCTGCAGCTCTTGATCCGGGATCTGAGCGGCGCGGTGGGGGCGGCGATCCTGGTCGGCGCCTACGGCCTGGAGGAGAGGGCGGGCGGCGGCGGGAGACCCATGTTTTTCAACTCGGCCGTGCTGGCCACAACGGAGGGGTTCGGCGAGACGACGTATCACAAGCAGTACCTGGTCCCCTTCGTCGAGAGGGTGCCGTTCATTGATCCCGCCTGGCTGGAGGCGATCACGGGTGACCTGCGCTACTTCGGCGGGCTGGGGCGCGGGCGGGCCGCTCCCGCGTTCGGCCCGGAGGGCCGGCGCTTCGGCGTGCTCATCTGCTACGAATCCATTTTCGGCGGGCTCTCGCGCCGCTACCGCCGCGACGGCGCAGACTACCTGGTCAACATCACCAACGACGCGTGGTACGGCCGCCAGTCGTGGTACGCCCGGACCACGGCGCTCTGGCAGCATCCGGCCCACCTGCCGCTACGGGCCATCGAGGAGCGGGTCGGCATTGCGCGGGCGGCCAACACGGGGATCTCCCTGTTCGTGGACCCGCTGGGCCGGACCTACGAGCGGACGGCCCTGTTCCAGCCCGCGGTGCGTGTCGCGACCGTGTACACCACGGACGCGCGCACCCTGTACTCGCGCTGGGGCGACTGGCTGGCTACCGCGGCGACGGCGGCGGCGCTGGCCCTGCTGCTGCTTGCCCGGCGTGGCAGATTCCGCTAA